In Zonotrichia leucophrys gambelii isolate GWCS_2022_RI chromosome 8, RI_Zleu_2.0, whole genome shotgun sequence, one genomic interval encodes:
- the TTC4 gene encoding tetratricopeptide repeat protein 4 → MPVPVPVGCRRGSNAGAGGMPVPVPVGCRSGSNTGTGAMPVLVLMGRSGAGPDAAGAGQAGPGGAGRRSTGSMAEPEQDGVSGAPAAPPRYRGALHPDTWEQELEAIPMFMKRCPAEIDAARQPELACLQSLLFDEERSPAELARMYKNEGNEYFKEKDYGRALAAYSEGLRRRCGDAELDAVLLTNRAAAHFHLGNYRSALNDAIQAKKLKPTHLKAIIRGALCHMELKNFVEAIAWCEEGLQIDSKDKKLVEMRAKADKLKRTQDRDARKAKVMEKREQHQKEVLLAAIKERNIKLKVLEPADEEEEVSDGLAEISLDGFHPGSATGAKVHLDADGSLSWPVLFLYPEHEQTDFTVAFHESSRFIDHLMVMFAELPPWDLEKKYLPNNLELYFEDEEREEMYEVNPEHTLLQVLQHERYFVKAGTPTVLVFAKRSPFSKKYFSGKKVHRL, encoded by the exons ATGCCTGTGCCGGTACCGGTGGGATGCCGGCGCGGGTCTAACGCCGGTGCCGGTGGGATGCCGGTGCCGGTACCGGTGGGATGCCGGAGTGGGTCTAACACCGGTACCGGTGCGATGCCGGTGCTGGTGCTGATGGGaaggagcggggccgggcctgacgcggcgggggcggggcaggcggggccgggcggcgctGGGAGGAGGAGCACCGGCAGCATGGCGGAGCCCGAGCAGGACGGCGTGTCCGGAGCCCCCGCGGCGCCGCCGCGGTACCGGGGAGCGCTGCACCCCGACACGTGGGAGCAG GAGCTGGAGGCCATCCCCATGTTCATGAAGCGCTGCCCGGCCGAGATCGACGCGGCGCGGCAGCCCGAGCTCGCCTGCCTGCAGTCGCTGCTGTTCGACGAGGAGCGGAGCCCCGCAG AGCTGGCCAGGATGTACAAGAACGAGGGGAACGAGTACTTCAAGGAGAAGGACTACGGGAGAGCGCTGGCCGCCTACTCGGAGGGGCTGCGGCGGCGCTGCGGGGACGCGGAGCTGGACGCGGTGCTGCTCACCAACCGCGCGGCCGCACATTTCCACCTGG GGAACTACCGTTCTGCTCTAAATGATGCCATCCAGGCCAAAAAGCTGAAACCCACCCATCTCAAAGCCATCATAAGAG GAGCTCTCTGTCACATGGAGCTGAAGAATTTCGTGGAAGCAATAGCATGGTGTGAGGAGGGCTTGCAAATAGACTCAAAAGACAAAAAGCTCGTGGAAATGAGAGCTAAAGCTGACAAATTGAAG CGAACTCAGGACAGGGATGCCAGGAAAGCAAAGGTGATGGAGAAAAGGGAGCAGCATCAGAAGGAAGTTTTGCTTGCAGCAATAAAG gaAAGAAATATCAAGCTCAAGGTTCTTGAGCCTGCagatgaagaggaggaagtgTCAGATGGCCTGGCTGAGATTTCCCTGGATGGGTtccaccctggcagtgccacggGGGCCAAGGTGCACCTGGATGCTGATGGCAGCCTGAGCTGGCCTGTCCTCTTCCTGTACCCTGAGCACGAGCAGACAGATTTCACTGTGGCTTTCCATGAGAGCTCCAG GTTTATTGATCATTTAATGGTGATGTTTGCTGAGTTACCTCCTTgggatttagaaaaaaaataccttcccAACAATCTTGAG ctctattttgaagatgaagaaagagaagaaatgtaTGAGGTGAACCCAGAGCACACATTGctacaagtgctgcagcacGAAAG GTATTTTGTAAAGGCCGGGACCCCGACGGTTTTGGTGTTTGCCAAGCGTTCTCCTTTCTCTAAGAAATACTTCTCTGGCAAGAAAGTGCATCGGCTGTAA
- the PARS2 gene encoding probable proline--tRNA ligase, mitochondrial, giving the protein MEALLRSCRVPALGARHGGARARHGGTAGRARRLLLSQLFQPLALPTGGQAGSEGRPGEPSCRSQRLMLQAGLIHPTSPGCYCYLPPTVRAMEKLIKLMDQEMQAVGGQKLNLPSLCSAELWRASGRWDQMGPELFRLLDRHKHGYCLGPTHEELVTALVASQSGLSYKQLPLRLYQVTRKFRDEPKPRFGLLRSREFYMKDMYTFDSSEEAARRTYEQVCAAYCSLFTRLGLPFVKVRAATGSIGGSTSHEFQLPADIGEDRLLLCPQGHFAANVETLNTEQTSCPECGEKLSETKGIEVGHTFYLGTKYSSVANAVFSSAENRPQLAEMGCYGLGVTRILAASIEVLSSEDSIRWPSLIAPYQLCFIPPKRGSREEEEGAALLEQVYDELAQALPQLAGDAVLDDRSQLTIGKRLKDAQRLGYPYVVVAGKRVCEDPPVFEVWDQNASKVLFLTKEGVIELLSKVQVP; this is encoded by the coding sequence ATGGAGGCCTTGCTGAGGAGCTGCCGAGTCCCGGCGCTGGGCGCCCGTCACGGCGGGGCCAGGGCCCGGCATGGCGGCACCGCGGGCAGGGCCCGGCGCCTGCTGCTCTCGCAGCTCTTCCAGCCGCTGGCGCTGCCCACGGGCGGCCAGGCGGGCTCGGAGGGCCGGCCCGGGGAGCCCAGCTGCCGCAGCCAGCGCCTGATGCTGCAAGCAGGGCTCATCCACCCCACCAGCCCCGGCTGCTACTGCTACCTGCCGCCCACCGTGCGTGCCATGGAGAAGCTGATCAAGCTGATGGACCAGGAGATGCAGGCCGTGGGCGGGCAGAAGCTGaacctgcccagcctgtgctcgGCAGAGCTGTGGCGCGCCAGCGGCCGCTGGGACCAGATGGGGCCGGAGCTGTTCCGGCTGCTGGATCGGCACAAGCACGGCTACTGCCTGGGCCCCACGCACGAGGAGTTGGTGACGGCGCTGGTGGCCTCGCAGAGCGGCCTGTCCTACAAGCAGCTCCCGCTGCGCCTCTACCAGGTCACCAGGAAATTCCGCGACGAGCCCAAGCCGCGCTTCGGCCTGCTGCGCAGCCGGGAGTTCTACATGAAGGACATGTACACCTTTGACAGCTCCGAGGAGGCCGCCCGGCGCACCTACGAGCAGGTGTGCGCCGCCTACTGCAGCCTTTTCACCCGCCTGGGGCTGCCCTTCGTCAAGGTGCGGGCGGCCACGGGCAGCATCGGCGGCAGCACGTCCCACGAGTTCCAGCTGCCGGCGGACATCGGCGaggacaggctgctgctgtgccctcaggGGCACTTCGCGGCCAACGTGGAGACGCTAAACACGGAGCAAACCTCGTGTCCCGAGTGCGGGGAGAAGCTCAGCGAGACCAAAGGCATCGAGGTGGGGCACACGTTTTACCTGGGCACCAAGTACTCCTCGGTCGCCAACGCCGTGTTCTCCTCGGCCGAGAACAGGCCGCAGCTGGCAGAAATGGGCTGCTACGGCCTGGGCGTCACCCGCATCCTGGCGGCCTCCATCGAGGTGCTCTCCAGCGAGGACAGCATCCGCTGGCCCAGCCTCATCGCGCCCTACCAGCTGTGCTTCATCCCCCCcaagaggggcagcagggaggaggaggagggagcggcgctgctggagcaggtgtACGATGAGCTGGCCCAGGCGCTGCCCCAGCTCGCTGGTGACGCAGTGCTGGACGACCGGAGCCAGCTGACCATCGGCAAGAGGCTGAAGGATGCCCAGAGGCTGGGCTACCCCTACGTGGTGGTGGCTGGGAAGAGGGTCTGCGAGGACCCCCCGGTCTTTGAGGTTTGGGATCAGAATGCCAGCAAGGTTTTGTTCCTCACCAAGGAAGGGGTCATAGAGCTGCTGAGTAAAGTACAAGTGCCTTGA
- the TMEM205 gene encoding transmembrane protein 205, whose product MTGPVPIQHAMASDTEPSNAIKLLHLFVLSTSWGMQVWVTFVAGFVMSRHLPRHTFGSIQRELFPYYFHISSTCAFLSLTLFAMSHPSEQLSQEHKTQTIIFLVCIAASVLNTQCFGRAASELVAELQRVEQSHGLGQELGLAAREPRRQLRASDPAYRRLARSFALHHALSSLCNLLCILCNGLSLWHLAAQLSAL is encoded by the exons ATGACGGGACCTGTCCCCATCCAGCACGCCATGGCGAGTGACACAGAGCCCTCCAACGCCATCAAACTGCTGCACCTGTTCGTCCTGTCCACCTCCTGGGGAATGCAGGTCTGGGTGACCTTCGTGGCCG GGTTTGTGATGAGCAGGCACCTCCCTCGCCACACCTTTGGCTCCATCCAGCGCGAGCTCTTCCCCTACTACTTCCACATCAGCTCCACCTGTGCCTTCCTCAGCCTGACCCTGTTTGCCATGTCCCACCCCAGcgagcagctcagccaggagcaCAAGACCCAG ACCATCATCTTCCTCGTGTGCATCGCCGCCTCGGTGCTGAACACACAGTGCTTCGGGCGGGCGGCCTCCGAGCtggtggctgagctgcagcGGGTGGAGCAGAGCCacgggctggggcaggagctggggctggcagcccgCGAGCCCCGCCGGCAGCTCCGCGCCTCCGACCCCGCGTACCGGCGCCTGGCACGCAGCTTCGCCCTGCACCATGCTCTGTCCTCGCTCTGCAACCTCCTGTGCATCCTGTGCAACGGGCTGAGCCTGTGGCACCTGgctgcccagctctctgccctctga
- the ACOT11 gene encoding acyl-coenzyme A thioesterase 11 isoform X1, whose amino-acid sequence MLSFFWLRCLLKMVKGNIIVPEDILSFCCNGLQGSTSAPRAREPGEQEEAPGAMASAPAAHNPTEVQMSQLVQPCHTNHRGELSTGQLLKWIDTAACLSAERHAGCPCVTASMDDIYFEHTISVGQVVNIKAKVNRAFNSSMEVGIQVSYEDLCSGKHCSICKAYATFVAQGPMGSKVRLEPVIPQTEEEKIEYSIAAERRRMRLVHKDTLKDLLTSSPQETELETRDGSGAVPAERTRVESVELVLPPHANHLGNTFGGQIMAWMENVATIAASRLCHAYPTLRAIEMFHFRGPSQVGDRLVLKAIVNNAFKNSMEVGVSAEAYGQEMSVSRRHINSAFMTFVVLDQQGQPRTLPMVAPEPGDGERRYREASARNKIRLDRKYVVSCKQTEVPLSVPWDHSNKVYLSYNNVSALKMLVANANWALAREKEKVRMYTLEEDKFLSFRIEMSVCIPASRAFSLLSNLRRRHEWDSHYVSAELVQKVDDDDMIYHVVSQKLRNENKPQDFVILASRRKPCSKGDPYVVAFRSVTLPTHPARPEFTRGETLCSGFCIWPESQEMSKVAYYNQAMPGYLTYVTTNVAGLSSDICSTFEACEKFLLKNKEDLISRLQDF is encoded by the exons GTGTCTCTTAAAAATGGTCAAGGGGAATATTATAGTCCCTGAAGACATCTTGAGCTTCTGTTGCAATGGCCTCCAG GGCTCGACCTCTGCACCCCGTGCCCgggagccaggggagcaggaggaggcaccGGGGGCCATGGCGAGTGCCCCGGCTGCCCACAACCCCACCGAGGTGCAGATGAGCcagctggtgcagccctgccatACCAACCACCGCGGGGAGCTCAGCACCGGCCAGCTGCTCAAGTGGATCGACACGGCCGCCTGCCTCTCGG ccGAGAGACACGCCGGCTGCCCGTGCGTCACGGCTTCCATGGACGACATCTATTTTGAGCACACCATTAG CGTCGGGCAAGTTGTCAACATCAAAGCCAAAGTGAACCGAGCCTTTAACTCCAGCATGGAG GTGGGCATCCAGGTGAGCTATGAAGACCTGTGCAGCGGGAAGCACTGCAGCATCTGCAAGGCGTACGCCACCTTCGTGGCACAGGGCCCCATGGGCAGCAAG gTGAGGCTGGAGCCTGTGATCCCACAGACAGAGGAGGAGAAGATCGAGTACAGCATTGCTGCCGAGCGCCGCCGCATGCGCCTGGTGCACAAGGACACCCTCAAGGACCTGctcaccagcagcccccagGAAACTG AGCTGGAGACGCGGGACGGCAGCGGGGCGGTGCCGGCGGAAAGGACGCGGGTGGAGAGcgtggagctggtgctgcctccCCACGCCAACCACCTGGGCAACACCTTTGGGGGGCAGATCATGGCCTGGATGGAGAATGTGGCCACCATCGCAGCCAG CCGTCTGTGCCATGCCTACCCCACGCTGAGGGCCATCGAGATGTTCCACTTTCGGGGCCCGTCGCAAGTTGGAGACCGCCTGGTGCTCAAAGCCATCGTCAACAACGCCTTCAAGAACAG CATGGAGGTGGGGGTGAGCGCCGAGGCCTACGGGCAGGAGATGTCTGTGAGCCGCCGGCACATCAACAGCGCCTTCATGACCTTCGTGGTGCTGgaccagcagggccagccccgcACGCTGCCTATGGTGGCACCTGAGCCAGGG GATGGAGAAAGGAGGTACAGAGAAGCCAGTGCTAGGAATAAAATTCGGCTGGACCG AAAATACGTCGTCTCCTGCAAACAGACCGAGGTGCCGCTCTCCGTGCCCTGGGACCACAGCAACAAG gtCTATCTGAGCTACAACAACGTCTCTGCGCTGAAGATGCTCGTGGCCAACGCGAACTGGGCGCTCgccagagagaaggaaaag gtgCGGATGTACACGCTGGAGGAGGACAAGTTCCTGTCCTTCCGCATCGAGATGTCCGTGTGCATCCCGGCCAGCCGAgccttctccctgctctccaacCTGCGGCGCCGGCACGAGTGGGACAGCCACTACGT GAGTGCTGAGCTTGTCCAGAAGGTCGATGACGATGACATGATCTACCACGTGGTGAGCCAGAAGCTCAGGAATGAGAACAAGCCGCAGGACTTTGTTATCCTGGCGTCCCGGCGGAAGCCCTGCAGCAAGGG GGACCCCTACGTGGTGGCCTTTCGCTCGGTGACGCTGCCCACGCACCCCGCCAGGCCCGAGTTCACGCGCGGGGAGACGCTCTGCTCCGGCTTCTGCATCTGGCCGGAGTCACAGGAGATGAGCAAG gtgGCTTATTACAACCAGGCCATGCCGGGGTACCTGACCTACGTCACCACCAACGTGGCGGGGCTGTCCTCAGACATCTGCTCCACCTTCGAGGCCTGCGAGAAGTTCCTGCTGAAGAACAAGGAGGACCTGATCTCACGGCTGCAGGACTTCTAG
- the ACOT11 gene encoding acyl-coenzyme A thioesterase 11 isoform X3 codes for MASAPAAHNPTEVQMSQLVQPCHTNHRGELSTGQLLKWIDTAACLSAERHAGCPCVTASMDDIYFEHTISVGQVVNIKAKVNRAFNSSMEVGIQVSYEDLCSGKHCSICKAYATFVAQGPMGSKVRLEPVIPQTEEEKIEYSIAAERRRMRLVHKDTLKDLLTSSPQETELETRDGSGAVPAERTRVESVELVLPPHANHLGNTFGGQIMAWMENVATIAASRLCHAYPTLRAIEMFHFRGPSQVGDRLVLKAIVNNAFKNSMEVGVSAEAYGQEMSVSRRHINSAFMTFVVLDQQGQPRTLPMVAPEPGDGERRYREASARNKIRLDRKYVVSCKQTEVPLSVPWDHSNKVYLSYNNVSALKMLVANANWALAREKEKVRMYTLEEDKFLSFRIEMSVCIPASRAFSLLSNLRRRHEWDSHYVSAELVQKVDDDDMIYHVVSQKLRNENKPQDFVILASRRKPCSKGDPYVVAFRSVTLPTHPARPEFTRGETLCSGFCIWPESQEMSKVAYYNQAMPGYLTYVTTNVAGLSSDICSTFEACEKFLLKNKEDLISRLQDF; via the exons ATGGCGAGTGCCCCGGCTGCCCACAACCCCACCGAGGTGCAGATGAGCcagctggtgcagccctgccatACCAACCACCGCGGGGAGCTCAGCACCGGCCAGCTGCTCAAGTGGATCGACACGGCCGCCTGCCTCTCGG ccGAGAGACACGCCGGCTGCCCGTGCGTCACGGCTTCCATGGACGACATCTATTTTGAGCACACCATTAG CGTCGGGCAAGTTGTCAACATCAAAGCCAAAGTGAACCGAGCCTTTAACTCCAGCATGGAG GTGGGCATCCAGGTGAGCTATGAAGACCTGTGCAGCGGGAAGCACTGCAGCATCTGCAAGGCGTACGCCACCTTCGTGGCACAGGGCCCCATGGGCAGCAAG gTGAGGCTGGAGCCTGTGATCCCACAGACAGAGGAGGAGAAGATCGAGTACAGCATTGCTGCCGAGCGCCGCCGCATGCGCCTGGTGCACAAGGACACCCTCAAGGACCTGctcaccagcagcccccagGAAACTG AGCTGGAGACGCGGGACGGCAGCGGGGCGGTGCCGGCGGAAAGGACGCGGGTGGAGAGcgtggagctggtgctgcctccCCACGCCAACCACCTGGGCAACACCTTTGGGGGGCAGATCATGGCCTGGATGGAGAATGTGGCCACCATCGCAGCCAG CCGTCTGTGCCATGCCTACCCCACGCTGAGGGCCATCGAGATGTTCCACTTTCGGGGCCCGTCGCAAGTTGGAGACCGCCTGGTGCTCAAAGCCATCGTCAACAACGCCTTCAAGAACAG CATGGAGGTGGGGGTGAGCGCCGAGGCCTACGGGCAGGAGATGTCTGTGAGCCGCCGGCACATCAACAGCGCCTTCATGACCTTCGTGGTGCTGgaccagcagggccagccccgcACGCTGCCTATGGTGGCACCTGAGCCAGGG GATGGAGAAAGGAGGTACAGAGAAGCCAGTGCTAGGAATAAAATTCGGCTGGACCG AAAATACGTCGTCTCCTGCAAACAGACCGAGGTGCCGCTCTCCGTGCCCTGGGACCACAGCAACAAG gtCTATCTGAGCTACAACAACGTCTCTGCGCTGAAGATGCTCGTGGCCAACGCGAACTGGGCGCTCgccagagagaaggaaaag gtgCGGATGTACACGCTGGAGGAGGACAAGTTCCTGTCCTTCCGCATCGAGATGTCCGTGTGCATCCCGGCCAGCCGAgccttctccctgctctccaacCTGCGGCGCCGGCACGAGTGGGACAGCCACTACGT GAGTGCTGAGCTTGTCCAGAAGGTCGATGACGATGACATGATCTACCACGTGGTGAGCCAGAAGCTCAGGAATGAGAACAAGCCGCAGGACTTTGTTATCCTGGCGTCCCGGCGGAAGCCCTGCAGCAAGGG GGACCCCTACGTGGTGGCCTTTCGCTCGGTGACGCTGCCCACGCACCCCGCCAGGCCCGAGTTCACGCGCGGGGAGACGCTCTGCTCCGGCTTCTGCATCTGGCCGGAGTCACAGGAGATGAGCAAG gtgGCTTATTACAACCAGGCCATGCCGGGGTACCTGACCTACGTCACCACCAACGTGGCGGGGCTGTCCTCAGACATCTGCTCCACCTTCGAGGCCTGCGAGAAGTTCCTGCTGAAGAACAAGGAGGACCTGATCTCACGGCTGCAGGACTTCTAG
- the ACOT11 gene encoding acyl-coenzyme A thioesterase 11 isoform X2: MGAAKSTRAGGSTSAPRAREPGEQEEAPGAMASAPAAHNPTEVQMSQLVQPCHTNHRGELSTGQLLKWIDTAACLSAERHAGCPCVTASMDDIYFEHTISQPSASPAGQRDGRSALGVGQVVNIKAKVNRAFNSSMEVGIQVSYEDLCSGKHCSICKAYATFVAQGPMGSKVRLEPVIPQTEEEKIEYSIAAERRRMRLVHKDTLKDLLTSSPQETELETRDGSGAVPAERTRVESVELVLPPHANHLGNTFGGQIMAWMENVATIAASRLCHAYPTLRAIEMFHFRGPSQVGDRLVLKAIVNNAFKNSMEVGVSAEAYGQEMSVSRRHINSAFMTFVVLDQQGQPRTLPMVAPEPGDGERRYREASARNKIRLDRKYVVSCKQTEVPLSVPWDHSNKVYLSYNNVSALKMLVANANWALAREKEKVRMYTLEEDKFLSFRIEMSVCIPASRAFSLLSNLRRRHEWDSHYVSAELVQKVDDDDMIYHVVSQKLRNENKPQDFVILASRRKPCSKGDPYVVAFRSVTLPTHPARPEFTRGETLCSGFCIWPESQEMSKVAYYNQAMPGYLTYVTTNVAGLSSDICSTFEACEKFLLKNKEDLISRLQDF; this comes from the exons GGCTCGACCTCTGCACCCCGTGCCCgggagccaggggagcaggaggaggcaccGGGGGCCATGGCGAGTGCCCCGGCTGCCCACAACCCCACCGAGGTGCAGATGAGCcagctggtgcagccctgccatACCAACCACCGCGGGGAGCTCAGCACCGGCCAGCTGCTCAAGTGGATCGACACGGCCGCCTGCCTCTCGG ccGAGAGACACGCCGGCTGCCCGTGCGTCACGGCTTCCATGGACGACATCTATTTTGAGCACACCATTAG CCAGCcgtctgccagccctgctgggcagcgGGACGGGAGGAGCGCGCTCGG CGTCGGGCAAGTTGTCAACATCAAAGCCAAAGTGAACCGAGCCTTTAACTCCAGCATGGAG GTGGGCATCCAGGTGAGCTATGAAGACCTGTGCAGCGGGAAGCACTGCAGCATCTGCAAGGCGTACGCCACCTTCGTGGCACAGGGCCCCATGGGCAGCAAG gTGAGGCTGGAGCCTGTGATCCCACAGACAGAGGAGGAGAAGATCGAGTACAGCATTGCTGCCGAGCGCCGCCGCATGCGCCTGGTGCACAAGGACACCCTCAAGGACCTGctcaccagcagcccccagGAAACTG AGCTGGAGACGCGGGACGGCAGCGGGGCGGTGCCGGCGGAAAGGACGCGGGTGGAGAGcgtggagctggtgctgcctccCCACGCCAACCACCTGGGCAACACCTTTGGGGGGCAGATCATGGCCTGGATGGAGAATGTGGCCACCATCGCAGCCAG CCGTCTGTGCCATGCCTACCCCACGCTGAGGGCCATCGAGATGTTCCACTTTCGGGGCCCGTCGCAAGTTGGAGACCGCCTGGTGCTCAAAGCCATCGTCAACAACGCCTTCAAGAACAG CATGGAGGTGGGGGTGAGCGCCGAGGCCTACGGGCAGGAGATGTCTGTGAGCCGCCGGCACATCAACAGCGCCTTCATGACCTTCGTGGTGCTGgaccagcagggccagccccgcACGCTGCCTATGGTGGCACCTGAGCCAGGG GATGGAGAAAGGAGGTACAGAGAAGCCAGTGCTAGGAATAAAATTCGGCTGGACCG AAAATACGTCGTCTCCTGCAAACAGACCGAGGTGCCGCTCTCCGTGCCCTGGGACCACAGCAACAAG gtCTATCTGAGCTACAACAACGTCTCTGCGCTGAAGATGCTCGTGGCCAACGCGAACTGGGCGCTCgccagagagaaggaaaag gtgCGGATGTACACGCTGGAGGAGGACAAGTTCCTGTCCTTCCGCATCGAGATGTCCGTGTGCATCCCGGCCAGCCGAgccttctccctgctctccaacCTGCGGCGCCGGCACGAGTGGGACAGCCACTACGT GAGTGCTGAGCTTGTCCAGAAGGTCGATGACGATGACATGATCTACCACGTGGTGAGCCAGAAGCTCAGGAATGAGAACAAGCCGCAGGACTTTGTTATCCTGGCGTCCCGGCGGAAGCCCTGCAGCAAGGG GGACCCCTACGTGGTGGCCTTTCGCTCGGTGACGCTGCCCACGCACCCCGCCAGGCCCGAGTTCACGCGCGGGGAGACGCTCTGCTCCGGCTTCTGCATCTGGCCGGAGTCACAGGAGATGAGCAAG gtgGCTTATTACAACCAGGCCATGCCGGGGTACCTGACCTACGTCACCACCAACGTGGCGGGGCTGTCCTCAGACATCTGCTCCACCTTCGAGGCCTGCGAGAAGTTCCTGCTGAAGAACAAGGAGGACCTGATCTCACGGCTGCAGGACTTCTAG